In one Candidatus Nanopelagicus limnes genomic region, the following are encoded:
- the nuoK gene encoding NADH-quinone oxidoreductase subunit NuoK: MAIANYLYLSAILFTIGAIGVVVRRNSIVVFMCIELMLNAANLAFVTFARINSNLEGQVVAFFTMVVAACEVVVGLAIIVTIYRSRRSASVDDASLLKR; the protein is encoded by the coding sequence ATGGCAATTGCTAATTATCTCTACCTCTCCGCGATTTTATTTACGATTGGTGCAATTGGCGTAGTAGTTCGTCGGAATTCAATCGTTGTCTTTATGTGTATCGAGCTTATGTTGAATGCAGCAAATTTGGCATTTGTTACTTTTGCAAGAATCAACAGTAATTTAGAGGGACAGGTAGTTGCTTTCTTCACAATGGTTGTCGCAGCATGTGAAGTGGTTGTGGGATTGGCAATCATTGTGACGATTTACCGCTCTAGGCGTTCTGCATCAGTTGATGATGCAAGTTTGTTGAAGAGATAA